Proteins from a single region of Arctopsyche grandis isolate Sample6627 chromosome 1, ASM5162203v2, whole genome shotgun sequence:
- the LOC143916981 gene encoding lipase member H-like has protein sequence MQEACDPIGLDSWKNRSDVINANDGKYVEIIHTSAGVRGLKLPLGTSDFYPNGGVLMPGCKNDVEGHCSHAKSIYYFLNSVGNEYFVATKCKNHEEIFAGNCSNIGTSYMGGAFPKNISGVYHLTTNANRPYYKLTNTQ, from the exons ATGCAGGAAG CTTGTGATCCAATTGGACTTGATAGTTGGAAGAATCGCTCTGACGTTATTAATGCCAATGATGGAAAATATGtggaaattatacatacaagtgCTGGTGTTCGTGGCTTAAAGCTTCCTTTGGGAACATCAGATTTCTATCCTAATGGTGGTGTACTGATGCCTGGTTGTAAAAATGACGTAGAAGGTCATTGTTCACATGCCAAATCAATATATTACTTCTTGAACTCGGTAGGCAATGAGTATTTCGTTGCTACAAAATGTAAAAACCATGAAGAGATTTTTGCTGGAAACTGCTCAAATATTGGCACATCTTACATGGGAGGAGCTTTTCCCAAAAATAT aTCAGGAGTTTATCACTTGACAACAAATGCCAATCGACCATATTATAAGTTAACCAATactcaataa
- the LOC143911681 gene encoding proline-, glutamic acid- and leucine-rich protein 1, translating to MSSLLGVWGSLGASGVAGVAGVAGGIASHRLLAALASHGALNVQSKDELQPIISTVTSFLSSGVTRSKGLLILKSWFASKVVLDDVLINHGHVWLPLCINTLKPIAVSVQEKALALFVIREILEASSKIHELERNVVSASLSDLVDNLTKIPPEIHSSALSCLHVLLSKHSKASGAHKTSIEKFIVQFLDCDNKQIVSLAAKCAHLLQQVRGGGEQGVNHKVAWRNQFELCIKSCHIIVKEIQSISGDSSNTISFFEDNNIDNSFVDTHVLKAQTKPFEMVLKNISTDKKLISLVSKDSNQYAENDYECNSESIVTKVERLMTRLENILIFIQALLVEPYPVAKQMKCITLLEVLLHCLSIKSKAINQEITLDSTAVILRAPELRFTVMRTIEALIICIREDIMPYSFLLLKMILQVLDESRTEHFSGGIKPYKNVRKAAYKSLSCLLSCLHTLKPPPQESDKGFEDHLLNNIIEDVSPFKTSMQLMVKNVGSLKQMSKKARRKLTMSQLESSNLPQNVAGANNVLNMNTNMTSSNNADLMVASLSCLESFFKSSGIFLKNNSHKLVQETLLKQIYDETSVPSVKEALCKTLFTIQMFQSHQQPSPLPFCLDVFSRHQHNTNFNLAVSSYTALINCMNVIRGSAPPICIPLVQAALNQTDTTDVLTDNMENGDIIDLDNYSNIKQNNADNAVLTTNDDLHHIHPNLNKRKIDDENFKGFPKISKSPSNDGNKNNEDEFVTMHIDIVDSSDSESGFIQERNTKIRKTRQLSATDDTINLINNLSDDDNNDVVCMESEVPFVNYNSVSTLENNGVRDEGTVANEKESIVNDEAVVELNDFFTSPNSDDNTTVDTHKSPIQNLGKLSENISGSQTLIADNDQTLLEDNLTTISIENVIPSEAVTSKVSEKMQSIKDTLNSSITVSVEEMMNSFVDEINDDFK from the exons ATGAGTTCGTTGCTGGGTGTTTGGGGCTCGCTAGGGGCTTCAGGAGTTGCAGGAGTTGCAGGAGTTGCAGGAGGGATTGCGTCACATCGACTCTTGGCGGCTTTGGCATCTCACGGAGCTCTCAACGTACAG AGCAAAGATGAACTGCAGCCGATTATTTCAACCGTAACAAGTTTTTTAAGTTCTGGTGTTACCAGAAGCAAAGGACTTCTCATATTAAAGAGCTGGTTTGCATCCAAAGTAGTTCTAGACGACGTGCTAATCAATCACGGCCATGTGTGGCTACCTCTGTGTATCAACACACTAAAACCTATCGCTGTATCAGTACAGGAAAAGGCTTTGGCTTTATTTGTCATAA gGGAGATATTGGAAGCTTCGAGCAAAATTCACGAGCTAGAGCGGAATGTCGTTAGTGCGTCGCTGTCTGATTTGGTTGATAATTTGACCAAAATTCCACCTGAAATTCACAGTTCAGCTTTATCATGTTTACATGTTTTGTTATCAAA GCACTCAAAAGCAAGTGGAGCACATAAAACCTCTATCGAAAAATTCATCGTCCAATTTTTAGACTGTGATAACAAGCAAATTGTGTCATTGGCCGCCAAATGTGCTCACCTTCTTCAACAA GTACGAGGGGGAGGTGAACAAGGAGTCAATCATAAAGTGGCATGGAGAAACCAATTTGAACTTTGTATAAAGTCTTGCCATATAATTGTGAAGGAAATTCAATCCATTTCGGGTGATAGTAGTAATACTATTTCATTTTTTGAAGACAACAACATTGATAATTCG ttTGTAGATACACATGTATTGAAGGCCCAAACAAAGCCATTTGAAATGGtgctaaaaaatatttctactgATAAAAAGCTAATAAGTCTTGTGAGTAAAGATTCAAATCAATATGCAGAAAATGATTATGAATGCAATTCTGAATCAATTGTGACTAAAGTAGAAAGACTTATGACTCGTCTTGAAAACATACTTATTTTTATACAGGCTTTATTGGT TGAACCATATCCAGTCGCTAAGCAAATGAAATGTATAACACTTCTTGAAGTCTTATTACATTGTTTATCAATTAAAAGTAAAGCAATTAATCAAGAAATCACTCTTGATAGTACAGCAGTAATTTTAAGAGCTCCAGAACTTCGGTTTACAGTTATGCGTACAATAGAAGCTTTAATAATTTG TATCCGTGAAGATATAATGCCATATTCATTTCTGTTGCTAAAAATGATACTGCAAGTTCTCGATGAATCAAGAACTGAACATTTTTCTGGGGGAATCAAACCCTATAA aaATGTTCGTAAAGCCGCATATAAATCATTATCTTGTTTATTGTCATGTTTACATACACTTAAACCACCTCCCCAGGAAAGCGATAAAGGGTTTGAAGATCATCTTTTGAACAATATTATTGAAGATGTTTCTCCATTCAAAACGTCTATGCAACTAATG GTGAAAAATGTTGGTTCATTAAAACAAATGAGTAAAAAGGCTCGCCGTAAGCTAACAATGTCACAGTTGGAATCTAGCAATTTACCTCAAAATGTAGCAGGAGctaataatgttttaaatatgaatac aaatatgACGTCATCTAATAATGCCGATCTTATGGTGGCATCTCTCTCATGCTTAGagtcattttttaaatcatctggaatatttttgaaaaacaattcccacaag CTAGTACAAGAAACATTGCTAAAGCAAATTTATGATGAGACGTCGGTGCCATCAGTTAAGGAGGCATTATGCAAGACATTATTTACTATACAGATGTTTCAATCACATCAGCAACCTTCTCCACTACCATTTTGTTTGGATGTATTTTCACGTCATCAgcacaacacaaattttaat cTTGCCGTCTCTTCCTATACTGCTCTTATTAATTGTATGAACGTGATTCGTGGAAGTGCACCTCCAATTTGCATTCCGCTAGTACAGGCCGCTTTGAATCAAACCGATACCACTGATGTGCTTACTGACAATATGGAAAATGGTGATATTATTGACCTTGACAATTATTCGAACATTAAACAGAATAATGCTGATAATGCTGTG TTAACCACAAATGATGATCTTCATCACATCCACCCAAatttaaacaaaagaaaaatagatgaTGAAAACTTTAAAGgttttccaaaaatatccaaatcACCGTCAAATGATGGTAATAAAAATAACGAGGACGAATTTGTTACTATGCACATTGATATAGTTGATTCTAGTGATAGCGAAAGTGGTTTCATTCAAGAAAGGAACACTAAAATTCGGAAAACAAGACAGCTAAGCGCAACTGATGATACcattaatttaatcaataatttGTCAGATGATGACAATAATGATGTAGTCTGTATGGAAAGTGAAGTACCATTTGTTAATTACAATAGTGTTTCAACACTTGAAAATAATGGCGTCCGCGATGAAGGGACTGTAGCTAATGAAAAAGAATCAATTGTGAATGATGAGGCAGTGGTAgagttgaatgatttttttacatcACCAAATTCTGATGACAATACTACTGTGGACACCCATAAATCGCCAATACAAAATTTGGGAAAGCTGTCTGAAAACATTAGTGGTTCACAGACTTTGATAGCAGATAATGATCAAACATTGTTAGAAGACAATTTGACGACAATTTCTATCGAAAATGTTATTCCAAGCGAGGCTGTGACTTCAAAAGTCTCTGAAAAAATGCAAAGTATTAAAGATACGTTGAATAGTtcaattactgtttcagttgaGGAAATGATGAATTCATTTGTAGACGAAATTAATGacgattttaaatga